One stretch of Candidatus Binatia bacterium DNA includes these proteins:
- the gpsA gene encoding glycerol-3-phosphate dehydrogenase [NAD(P)+] encodes MQVAVLGAGSFGTALAKLLAENGHRVRLWCQRAERAADIRARRENVLYLPGIPLPEAIEPTAELEEAVSGAEMVVIAVPSHVVRSVMETARPWMKDCPLLVSAVKGVEEHSLLRMSQVLEEVVGQAHARRIAVLSGPSFAKEVAAGKPTAVTAAAVDPVAAKATQTAFQGSTFRVYTHDDVVGVELGGASKNVIAIAAGVSDGLGLGHSSRAALITRGVAEIARLVVRLGGDAQTVSGLSGVGDLVLTCTGDLSRNRTLGLRLGRGEKLEEILRSMHEVAEGVRNSVSISELSRRAGVEMPITEQVRLLLHEAKPPLQVLVDLLRREAKPEFWH; translated from the coding sequence ATGCAGGTCGCAGTACTGGGTGCAGGAAGCTTCGGAACGGCGCTGGCCAAGCTCTTGGCGGAAAACGGCCATAGGGTGCGCCTTTGGTGCCAGCGCGCGGAACGGGCGGCGGACATCCGCGCGCGCCGCGAAAATGTGTTGTACCTGCCCGGCATCCCCTTGCCCGAGGCGATCGAGCCAACGGCCGAGCTCGAAGAAGCAGTGAGCGGCGCGGAAATGGTCGTCATCGCGGTACCCTCGCACGTGGTGCGTTCCGTGATGGAAACGGCGCGCCCGTGGATGAAAGACTGCCCACTGCTGGTGAGCGCGGTCAAAGGGGTGGAAGAGCACTCGCTCTTGCGCATGTCGCAAGTCTTGGAAGAAGTTGTCGGCCAGGCGCACGCGCGTCGCATTGCGGTGCTGTCCGGCCCGAGTTTCGCCAAAGAAGTCGCTGCGGGGAAACCGACGGCGGTAACAGCAGCGGCAGTGGATCCAGTGGCGGCCAAGGCCACGCAAACTGCCTTCCAGGGAAGCACGTTTCGCGTGTACACGCACGACGACGTGGTCGGCGTAGAGCTCGGTGGCGCGAGCAAGAATGTCATTGCCATTGCGGCGGGCGTGAGCGATGGGCTCGGCCTCGGGCACAGTAGCCGCGCGGCACTCATTACCCGCGGTGTGGCAGAAATTGCGCGTTTGGTCGTGCGGCTGGGTGGCGACGCGCAAACGGTGTCCGGCCTGTCCGGAGTCGGCGACCTGGTGCTTACCTGCACGGGAGATTTGAGTCGAAACCGCACCTTGGGACTCCGCCTCGGGCGGGGAGAGAAACTGGAAGAAATTCTCCGCAGCATGCACGAGGTTGCGGAAGGGGTGCGCAACAGCGTGAGCATATCGGAGCTTTCCCGCCGAGCCGGAGTGGAGATGCCCATTACGGAGCAGGTTCGCCTGCTGTTGCACGAGGCCAAGCCGCCGTTGCAGGTGCTCGTGGACTTGTTACGCCGCGAAGCGAAACCAGAGTTTTGGCATTAG
- a CDS encoding beta-ketoacyl-[acyl-carrier-protein] synthase II has protein sequence MVPSLNRRVVITGIGFVSPCGSEAESFWQALVEGRSGIRTVDRFDPTPFTCRVGGQVDDRQLDALDPRYLRTTSHATQLGIVAIGRALEDAGLSPQGWENPSAVALLVGTAVAGLRAGEQQFAILMERGARRVNPFLANGSLPFATAAEMAAAAGAQGAQLTITSGCTASTQAIALGEQLIRSGEAEVVIAGGTESPLSVTVFAAMGRTLELAREVVDPARASRPFDRAHSGIVLSEGACMLVLEARDRARARGARVYAEVLGGSNSCDARGLFHSDPTGHTGAQAICKLLQRCGLSPANIQWLCAHANSSPVFDAKETRVAKAAFGEWAAKLPVSSIKAVLGHPFGASGAFQSLAACLAFRHQVIPPTHFLEQPAEGCDLDYVPNVPRPACVEHVLLSSYGYGGVNAYLLLRHPEV, from the coding sequence GTGGTGCCATCCTTGAATCGCCGTGTCGTGATCACCGGGATCGGGTTCGTGAGTCCGTGCGGGTCGGAAGCCGAAAGCTTCTGGCAGGCGCTGGTCGAGGGCCGTTCGGGAATCCGCACGGTGGACCGCTTCGATCCAACGCCGTTTACCTGTCGCGTGGGCGGGCAGGTGGACGACCGGCAATTGGACGCGCTCGATCCGCGCTACCTGCGCACGACTAGCCACGCCACCCAATTGGGCATCGTGGCCATTGGGCGCGCTCTCGAAGATGCTGGGCTTTCTCCTCAGGGTTGGGAAAACCCGAGTGCCGTGGCTCTTTTAGTGGGAACGGCTGTCGCTGGGCTGCGCGCGGGTGAGCAGCAATTTGCCATTTTGATGGAGCGGGGAGCGCGGCGCGTGAACCCGTTTTTGGCCAATGGCTCGTTGCCGTTCGCGACGGCCGCGGAGATGGCGGCAGCAGCGGGCGCGCAAGGTGCACAGCTCACGATCACGAGCGGTTGCACGGCGAGCACGCAAGCCATCGCGTTGGGCGAGCAACTGATCCGCTCGGGAGAAGCCGAGGTTGTGATTGCCGGCGGCACGGAAAGCCCGCTGTCCGTCACCGTGTTTGCGGCCATGGGCCGTACCTTGGAGCTTGCCCGCGAGGTCGTGGATCCGGCACGGGCGTCGCGGCCGTTCGACCGCGCCCATTCCGGCATCGTGTTGAGCGAAGGCGCGTGCATGCTGGTTCTCGAAGCGCGCGACCGTGCGCGGGCGCGTGGGGCGCGAGTCTATGCCGAGGTGTTGGGCGGTTCGAATTCTTGCGATGCCCGCGGACTGTTCCACAGCGACCCCACCGGCCACACGGGCGCACAAGCCATCTGCAAGCTGTTGCAACGCTGCGGCCTGAGCCCGGCGAACATCCAGTGGCTGTGCGCGCATGCCAATTCCTCCCCCGTTTTCGATGCCAAGGAAACGCGCGTGGCCAAAGCTGCCTTTGGCGAGTGGGCAGCGAAGTTGCCCGTCAGTTCGATCAAAGCCGTGTTGGGGCATCCGTTTGGGGCGTCGGGGGCGTTCCAGTCGCTCGCTGCTTGTTTGGCCTTTCGGCACCAAGTCATCCCTCCGACCCATTTCCTCGAACAACCGGCCGAGGGTTGCGATCTCGACTACGTCCCCAATGTGCCCCGTCCGGCCTGTGTCGAACACGTACTTTTGAGTAGTTATGGCTACGGTGGCGTGAACGCCTACTTGCTCCTGCGCCACCCGGAAGTTTGA
- a CDS encoding acyl-CoA dehydrogenase, with product MALFTPAHEEFRRETRALIESELAPRAAEFDDPNLVRSYFRKFGAWGWLGLSVPKEYGGRGGDFAYDVVLGEEIPRARTMGLALSIAAHSQFVIPYLLAHGTAAQKNEIVPELVRGEKIAGIAATEPTGGTDLVRAVRCTAVDDGDFWVISGEKKFTTNGPIADYILALVRTSAKPGSNSFSLILVPTNTPGFEVSTLRTMGMRSSPTGWLKFRECRVPKSLTIGKPHLGFLYMMSGLQRERLIASVSAVGLADLVLQETMARARARMIYERPLSELQAVRHRIAEMAAELESNRRFVRSVAESYRDGRVEGKEICMIKYHVMESVQRIVAQCMQLHGGEGFLDDHWISRAFRDTRVFTIGGGVSEAMKDLVAGYLRL from the coding sequence ATGGCCCTGTTCACCCCCGCGCACGAGGAATTCCGGCGCGAAACCCGTGCGCTCATCGAAAGCGAGCTGGCGCCGCGGGCGGCGGAGTTCGACGACCCTAACCTGGTTCGCTCGTACTTCCGCAAGTTTGGCGCATGGGGTTGGCTGGGACTGTCGGTCCCCAAGGAGTACGGCGGGCGCGGGGGCGACTTTGCTTACGATGTCGTCTTGGGCGAAGAAATTCCCCGAGCCCGCACCATGGGTCTGGCCTTGAGCATCGCTGCCCACTCGCAATTCGTCATTCCGTACCTGTTGGCCCATGGCACGGCGGCTCAAAAGAACGAAATCGTACCAGAGCTGGTACGCGGCGAGAAAATTGCCGGCATTGCCGCCACCGAGCCAACCGGGGGAACGGACCTGGTACGGGCCGTGCGCTGCACGGCCGTGGACGACGGCGACTTCTGGGTCATCTCCGGCGAGAAAAAGTTCACCACCAACGGCCCGATCGCGGACTATATCCTGGCCCTCGTGCGTACTTCCGCAAAGCCCGGCTCCAATAGTTTCTCCTTGATCTTGGTGCCGACCAACACTCCGGGCTTCGAAGTCTCCACGCTGCGCACGATGGGCATGCGGTCGTCTCCCACCGGGTGGCTCAAGTTCCGCGAGTGCCGGGTGCCGAAGTCGCTCACCATCGGCAAGCCGCACTTGGGGTTTCTGTACATGATGAGCGGCTTGCAGCGCGAGCGCCTCATTGCCTCGGTGAGCGCTGTAGGGCTGGCCGATCTCGTGCTGCAGGAAACTATGGCCCGGGCCCGCGCGCGCATGATTTACGAGCGCCCTTTGAGCGAGCTCCAAGCGGTGCGCCATCGCATCGCGGAAATGGCAGCCGAACTGGAAAGCAACCGCCGGTTTGTCCGCTCCGTAGCCGAGTCGTACCGCGATGGGCGGGTGGAGGGCAAAGAAATTTGCATGATCAAGTACCACGTAATGGAAAGCGTGCAGCGCATTGTTGCGCAGTGCATGCAACTGCACGGCGGCGAGGGCTTTCTAGACGATCACTGGATTTCCCGCGCGTTCCGCGATACGCGCGTGTTTACCATTGGCGGAGGTGTTTCGGAGGCGATGAAGGACTTAGTCGCGGGCTACCTCCGGCTGTAA